One Primulina huaijiensis isolate GDHJ02 chromosome 8, ASM1229523v2, whole genome shotgun sequence genomic region harbors:
- the LOC140982695 gene encoding uncharacterized protein isoform X1: MLSEKIRMQWSHFIVWSSWRAGKMLSPLFQVICEIGMLQRKLTYCELLGSFGDNELSPECLDGAQRFLKQDGISFPSSYTSFIQPVTASKLYNDIKSHKDLSHFETAYVVKFHRVARLAQTHSCKKREARRGDLDALRIDLKPIRLMKRTLLGASVGMLERSLVRFCTIVILKSAQFQV; this comes from the exons AGTTTGGTCAAGCTGGAGGGCTGGGAAAATGTTGTCTCCATTGTTTCAAGTGATATGCGAAATTGGGATGCTCCAGAGAAAGCTGACATAT TGTGAATTGCTGGGATCTTTTGGTGACAATGAGCTCTCACCTGAGTGTCTTGATGGAGCCCAAAGGTTTTTGAAGCAAGATGGGATCTCATTCCCCTCATC GTATACAAGTTTTATTCAACCTGTGACTGCCTCCAAACTCTACAATGAT ATCAAGTCGCATAAAGATCTCTCGCACTTTGAAACTGCTTATGTTGTTAAGTTCCATCGAGTGGCAAGGCTTGCTCAAACCCATAGTTGTAAAAAGCGCGAGGCGAGGCGAGGCGACTTGGATGCGCTTCGGATTGATCTAAAGCCCATCAGATTGATGAAGCGCACGCTTCTGGGCGCTTCTGTTGGGATGTTGGAGCGATCGCTTGTGCGCTTCTGTacaattgttattttaaaatctgCCCAATTCCAGGTTTAG
- the LOC140982695 gene encoding protein arginine N-methyltransferase 5-like isoform X2, whose protein sequence is MRNWDAPEKADILVCELLGSFGDNELSPECLDGAQRFLKQDGISFPSSYTSFIQPVTASKLYNDIKSHKDLSHFETAYVVKFHRVARLAQTHSCKKREARRGDLDALRIDLKPIRLMKRTLLGASVGMLERSLVRFCTIVILKSAQFQV, encoded by the exons ATGCGAAATTGGGATGCTCCAGAGAAAGCTGACATATTG GTCTGTGAATTGCTGGGATCTTTTGGTGACAATGAGCTCTCACCTGAGTGTCTTGATGGAGCCCAAAGGTTTTTGAAGCAAGATGGGATCTCATTCCCCTCATC GTATACAAGTTTTATTCAACCTGTGACTGCCTCCAAACTCTACAATGAT ATCAAGTCGCATAAAGATCTCTCGCACTTTGAAACTGCTTATGTTGTTAAGTTCCATCGAGTGGCAAGGCTTGCTCAAACCCATAGTTGTAAAAAGCGCGAGGCGAGGCGAGGCGACTTGGATGCGCTTCGGATTGATCTAAAGCCCATCAGATTGATGAAGCGCACGCTTCTGGGCGCTTCTGTTGGGATGTTGGAGCGATCGCTTGTGCGCTTCTGTacaattgttattttaaaatctgCCCAATTCCAGGTTTAG
- the LOC140982693 gene encoding uncharacterized protein, whose protein sequence is MFFCAKITNGGIYRHKLHLVGGNRNVKACPKCSEHVKEEIKEFMQKKIVLKNQIDDIVDLEENEDDDDIQTKLKGKRPMSSGPTVQGKRCKQAGPIDLYFSKDVEEIVRQRRAKNKGKYDENKKKLREYVVQKFATWMYDAGIPFNAVKYDSLQPFIDAIGTFGVEMKPPSYHEVRAKYLKKELANTNLLLKSHEEDHARYGCTIMADGWTGKKSRTLINFLVNGPKGSIFVESVDASSYSHTADKMYELLSKFVNRIGEQNVVQVVTDNASCNVRASRLLENNFPHLYWTPCAAHCLDLMLEEIFKIPNLKKLHEQALMVNGYIYNRPQLLSMMREFIGQRDMVRTAKTHFATAFLTLKRFQVQQANLRKMFTSEKWSKSRYSIEAAGKRVAEVILMSSFWKTTVFALKVGGPLLKVLRLIDGEKRSPMGYIYEAMDRAKEAIAASFNNNEENYRGIFEIIDKRWNVQLHHPLHAAGYFLNPEFFYSNREIENDEEVLEGLYKCIARLVRDEDLQDKITNQLDKYKKSRTLWFTHGY, encoded by the exons ATGTTTTTTTGTGCTAAAATAACAAATGGTGGGATTTATCGGCACAAACTACATTTGGTTGGGGGCAATAGAAATGTGAAAGCTTGTCCGAAGTGTTCGGAGCATGTTAAAGAAGAAATTAAAGAATTCATGCAAAAAAAGATTGTTTTGAAGAATCAAATTGATGATATTGttgatttggaagaaaatgaagatgatgatgatattCAAACCAAATTGAAAGGGAAACGACCAATGTCCTCCGGCCCTACAGTGCAGGGTAAAAGGTGTAAACAAGCAGGGCCTATTGATCTTTATTTTTCGAAAGATGTTGAAGAAATTGTCAGACAGAGACGTGCTAAAAATAAAGGCAaatatgatgaaaataaaaagaaattaagaGAATATGTGGTTCAGAAATTTGCTACGTGGATGTATGATGCCGGAATTCCTTTTAATGCTGTTAAATATGATTCTTTGCAACCTTTTATTGATGCTATTGGGACTTTTGGAGTGGAAATGAAACCTCCATCATATCACGAAGTGAGAGCTAAGTATTTGAAGAAGGAGTTGGCAAATACGAACCTGCTTCTCAAATCACACGAAGAAGATCATGCTAGGTATGGTTGTACAATCATGGCAGATGGGTGGACGGGTAAAAAAAGTAGAACtcttataaattttttggtAAATGGTCCTAAAGGAAGCATATTTGTTGAATCGGTGGATGCTTCAAGTTATTCTCACACTGCTGATAAGATGTATGAGTTACTGTCTAAATTTGTGAATCGAATTGGAGAACAGAATGTGGTTCAGGTTGTAACAGataatgcaagctgcaatgttAGAGcaa GTCGTCTGTTGGAAAACAATTTTCCACACTTGTATTGGACTCCATGCGCAGCTCATTGCTTAGATTTGATGCTTGaggaaatattcaaaattcCTAACCTCAAAAAATTGCATGAACAGGCATTGATGGTAAATGGTTATATTTACAATAGACCACAATTGTTGAGTATGATGAGGGAGTTTATTGGACAGAGAGACATGGTAAGAACTGCAAAGACTCATTTCGCAACTGCTTTTTTGACTTTAAAGCGGTTTCAAGTTCAACAAGCAAATCTGAGAAAGATGTTTACATCTGAAAAGTGGTCTAAAAGTCGATATTCTATAGAGGCGGCTGGAAAACGTGTTGCAGAAGTGATATTGATGTCTTCTTTTTGGAAAACTACAGTTTTTGCATTAAAAGTTGGCGGCCCATTGCTGAAAGTATTGCGGCTAATAGACGGTGAAAAAAGATCCCCAATGGGTTACATCTATGAGGCAATGGACAGAGCCAAAGAAGCTATCGCTGCATCATTTAATAATAATGAAGAGAACTATCGTGGTATTTTTGAAATCATCGACAAAAGATGGAACGTTCAACTCCATCATCCTTTGCATGCTGCTGGATATTTCTTAAATCCTGAGTTTTTTTACTCAAATCGTGAAATAGAAAATGATGAAGAAGTGTTGGAGGGTCTGTACAAATGCATAGCTAGATTGGTACGAGATGAAGATTTACAAGATAAGATTACAAATCAATTGGATAAATACAAAAAAAGCAGGACTCTTTGGTTTACCCATGGCTATTAG
- the LOC140982694 gene encoding protein arginine N-methyltransferase 1.5-like isoform X1: MPLGDARGSKGDSARFCGVETVFDDNVPNIFSFNLNGGFDFLVVPLACLLPTPKETSFANYAKCLNQILQNSNNMQFWLRFPLKKSENVTETRNPDHKDEAQNDSWELWNSFRLLCEYHSQLSVALDILSSLPSASSVGRWLGEPVRAAIVSTKSFLTNAMGYPCLSKCHQSMTATFFSRSIQIVISGEPVHNLPMLASGSTADDHIGANACNDIL, encoded by the exons ATGCCTCTTGGTGATGCGAGGGGGTCCAAAGGCGACTCCGCCCGTTTCTGCGGCGTGGAGACGGTGTTCGATGATAACGTGCCTAACATCTTCTCTTTTAACCTCAATGGCGGGTTTGATTTTCTGGTTGTTCCTCTG GCTTGTCTTCTACCTACACCAAAGGAAACTTCTTTTGCAAATTATGCCAAATGTCTGAATCAGATTTTGCAGAACTCGAACAATATGCAG TTTTGGCTCAGATTTCCATTGAAGAAGTCTGAGAATGTCACAGAGACGAGGAATCCAGATCACAAG GATGAAGCTCAGAATGATTCTTGGGAACTTTGGAATTCCTTTCGGCTGCTTTGTGAATATCATAGTCAACTATCTGTTGCACTTGATATTTT GTCCTCATTACCTTCAGCTTCTTCGGTGGGAAGATGGCTTGGAGAGCCTGTTAGGGCGGCCATTGTTAGTACAAAA TCTTTCTTAACCAATGCGATGGGCTACCCGTGCCTCTCAAAATGTCACCAGAGTATGACGGCCACATTTTTCAGTCGCTCAATTCAG ATAGTGATATCTGGTGAACCAGTACACAATTTACCTATGCTTGCTTCAGGATCGACTGCTGATGATCATATTGGTG CAAATGCTTGTAATGATATTTTGTAA
- the LOC140982694 gene encoding protein arginine N-methyltransferase 1.5-like isoform X2: MPLGDARGSKGDSARFCGVETVFDDNVPNIFSFNLNGGFDFLVVPLACLLPTPKETSFANYAKCLNQILQNSNNMQFWLRFPLKKSENVTETRNPDHKDEAQNDSWELWNSFRLLCEYHSQLSVALDILSSLPSASSVGRWLGEPVRAAIVSTKSFLTNAMGYPCLSKCHQSMTATFFSRSIQITSCGDFTDSDIW; encoded by the exons ATGCCTCTTGGTGATGCGAGGGGGTCCAAAGGCGACTCCGCCCGTTTCTGCGGCGTGGAGACGGTGTTCGATGATAACGTGCCTAACATCTTCTCTTTTAACCTCAATGGCGGGTTTGATTTTCTGGTTGTTCCTCTG GCTTGTCTTCTACCTACACCAAAGGAAACTTCTTTTGCAAATTATGCCAAATGTCTGAATCAGATTTTGCAGAACTCGAACAATATGCAG TTTTGGCTCAGATTTCCATTGAAGAAGTCTGAGAATGTCACAGAGACGAGGAATCCAGATCACAAG GATGAAGCTCAGAATGATTCTTGGGAACTTTGGAATTCCTTTCGGCTGCTTTGTGAATATCATAGTCAACTATCTGTTGCACTTGATATTTT GTCCTCATTACCTTCAGCTTCTTCGGTGGGAAGATGGCTTGGAGAGCCTGTTAGGGCGGCCATTGTTAGTACAAAA TCTTTCTTAACCAATGCGATGGGCTACCCGTGCCTCTCAAAATGTCACCAGAGTATGACGGCCACATTTTTCAGTCGCTCAATTCAG ATTACTTCTTGTGGGGATTTTACAGATAGTGATATCTGGTGA